In Streptomyces sp. NBC_00483, a single window of DNA contains:
- a CDS encoding cold-shock protein, with the protein MATGIVKWFNSEKGFGFIEQDGGGADVFAHYSNIATSGFRELQEGQKVTFDVTQGQKGPQAENILPA; encoded by the coding sequence ATGGCCACCGGTATCGTTAAGTGGTTCAACTCGGAAAAGGGCTTCGGCTTCATCGAGCAGGACGGCGGCGGCGCCGACGTCTTCGCCCACTACTCGAACATCGCCACCTCGGGCTTCCGTGAGCTCCAGGAGGGCCAGAAGGTGACGTTCGACGTCACGCAGGGCCAGAAGGGCCCGCAGGCGGAGAACATCCTCCCCGCCTGA
- a CDS encoding TetR/AcrR family transcriptional regulator, producing MPTKSTKPAKPAKKKSQSTNAAPERRGELLHTAAEVFAEQGYNATTVRKIADHAGMLAGSLYYHFDSKESMLEEILRGFLDELWSGYDTVLDDALGPRETLEALVTESFREIDRHRAAVAIYQRESQQLVAQERFAFLAESQRRFEKTWLTTLERGVADQVFRADLDIRLTYRFVRDTVWVAASWYRPGGRHSPEEIARQYLSMVLDGIAVR from the coding sequence GTGCCTACGAAGTCAACGAAGCCCGCGAAGCCCGCGAAGAAGAAGTCCCAGTCGACGAACGCCGCGCCCGAGCGGCGCGGCGAGCTCCTGCACACCGCGGCCGAGGTCTTCGCCGAGCAGGGCTACAACGCCACGACGGTCCGCAAGATCGCCGACCACGCGGGCATGCTCGCCGGCAGCCTCTACTACCACTTCGACTCCAAGGAATCGATGCTGGAGGAGATCCTGCGCGGCTTCCTCGACGAGCTGTGGTCCGGCTACGACACCGTGCTCGACGACGCACTCGGGCCGAGGGAGACGCTGGAGGCGCTGGTCACCGAGTCCTTCCGGGAGATCGACCGGCACCGCGCCGCCGTCGCCATCTACCAGCGGGAGTCCCAGCAGCTCGTCGCGCAGGAACGCTTCGCGTTCCTCGCCGAGTCGCAGCGCAGGTTCGAGAAGACCTGGCTGACCACCCTGGAGCGCGGCGTCGCCGACCAGGTCTTCCGCGCCGACCTCGACATCCGCCTCACCTACCGGTTCGTACGCGACACCGTGTGGGTCGCGGCGTCCTGGTACCGGCCCGGCGGGAGGCACAGTCCGGAGGAGATCGCGCGCCAGTATCTGTCGATGGTCCTGGACGGGATCGCGGTCCGGTGA
- a CDS encoding SDR family NAD(P)-dependent oxidoreductase: MTSPPRTTTSEQRGQLAGKVALVTGGARGMGEAITRELVARGTRVVLGDVLVAEGEKVADDLGDAARFVRLDVTEAASWAHAVDVAVRAYGQLDILVNNAAIYTTSPIVDEDPAQLERILKVDLVGPFLGVQAVVPAMRAGERGGAIVNISSQAGVQGIWGHGSYGAAKWGLRGLSRTAALELGGDGIRVNAVFPGAIDTAMTAHLGTTEHPAAALGRIGRPEEVARLVAFLASDDASYLTGAEVSADGGASAGRMPRT; the protein is encoded by the coding sequence GTGACGAGCCCGCCTCGTACGACGACGAGTGAGCAACGTGGGCAACTGGCCGGGAAGGTCGCCCTCGTGACCGGTGGGGCCCGCGGCATGGGGGAGGCCATCACCCGCGAACTCGTGGCGCGCGGGACACGGGTCGTGCTCGGGGACGTCCTCGTGGCCGAAGGGGAGAAGGTCGCCGATGATCTCGGTGACGCCGCGCGGTTCGTGAGACTCGATGTCACCGAAGCGGCTTCCTGGGCGCACGCCGTCGACGTCGCCGTCCGTGCGTACGGGCAGCTCGACATCCTCGTCAACAACGCCGCCATCTACACGACGTCACCCATCGTCGACGAGGATCCGGCCCAGCTGGAGCGGATCCTCAAGGTCGACCTCGTCGGCCCGTTCCTGGGCGTCCAGGCCGTCGTCCCCGCCATGCGGGCGGGGGAGCGGGGCGGCGCGATCGTCAACATCTCCTCGCAGGCCGGCGTCCAGGGCATCTGGGGGCACGGCTCGTACGGCGCCGCGAAGTGGGGGCTGCGCGGGCTGAGCCGCACCGCCGCCCTCGAACTCGGCGGCGACGGCATCCGCGTCAACGCCGTCTTCCCCGGCGCCATCGACACGGCGATGACCGCCCACCTCGGCACCACCGAGCACCCGGCCGCCGCGCTCGGCCGCATCGGCCGGCCCGAGGAGGTCGCCCGGCTCGTCGCGTTCCTCGCCTCCGACGACGCCTCCTACCTCACCGGCGCCGAGGTCTCCGCCGACGGCGGCGCGTCGGCCGGACGGATGCCTCGGACATGA
- a CDS encoding acetyl-CoA C-acetyltransferase translates to MAEAYIVDAVRTPVGRRKGGLSAVHPADLGAHVLKELVARTGVDPAAVEDVVFGCLDTVGPQAGDIARTCWLAAGLPEEVPGVTVDRQCGSSQQAIHFAAQGVLSGTQDLVVAGGTQNMSMIPIAFASRQAAEPLGLTEGPFLGSEGWRARYGDAPVNQFHGAELIAEKWGITRQDQEEWALRSHQRALRAIDEGRFAKESVAYGDVTADEGPRRDTTLEKMAGLNPVVEGGTITAACSSQVSDGAAALLIASEQAVREHGLTPRARIHHLSVRGEDPIRMLSAPIPATAYALKKTGLTMDDIDLVEINEAFAPVVLAWLKETGTDPEKVNVNGGAIALGHPLGATGSKLMTTLLHELERTGGRFGLQTMCEGGGQANVTIIERL, encoded by the coding sequence ATGGCCGAGGCCTACATCGTCGATGCGGTCCGTACGCCCGTCGGGCGGCGCAAGGGCGGGCTCAGCGCAGTCCACCCCGCCGACCTGGGCGCCCATGTCCTGAAGGAGCTCGTCGCGCGCACCGGGGTCGACCCGGCCGCCGTCGAGGACGTCGTCTTCGGCTGCCTCGACACCGTCGGCCCGCAGGCCGGCGACATCGCCCGCACCTGCTGGCTCGCCGCGGGGCTTCCCGAGGAGGTGCCGGGCGTCACCGTCGACCGGCAGTGCGGCTCCTCCCAGCAGGCCATCCACTTCGCGGCGCAGGGCGTGCTCTCCGGGACACAGGACCTCGTCGTCGCGGGCGGCACACAGAACATGTCGATGATCCCGATCGCCTTCGCCTCCCGGCAGGCCGCCGAACCGCTCGGCCTCACCGAGGGCCCCTTCCTCGGCAGCGAGGGCTGGCGCGCCCGCTACGGCGACGCGCCCGTCAACCAGTTCCACGGCGCCGAACTCATCGCCGAGAAGTGGGGCATCACGCGGCAGGACCAGGAGGAGTGGGCGCTGCGCTCCCACCAGCGGGCGCTGCGCGCGATCGACGAGGGCCGGTTCGCGAAGGAGTCCGTCGCCTACGGGGACGTCACCGCAGACGAGGGGCCGCGCCGGGACACGACCCTGGAGAAGATGGCGGGCCTGAACCCGGTCGTCGAGGGCGGCACCATCACCGCCGCCTGCTCCTCACAGGTCTCCGACGGAGCGGCGGCCCTGCTGATCGCCTCCGAACAGGCCGTACGGGAACACGGGCTGACGCCCCGGGCCCGCATCCACCACCTCTCCGTACGCGGCGAGGACCCCATCCGGATGCTGTCCGCGCCCATCCCGGCGACCGCGTACGCGCTGAAGAAGACCGGCCTGACCATGGACGACATCGACCTCGTCGAGATCAACGAGGCGTTCGCTCCGGTCGTCCTCGCCTGGCTCAAGGAGACCGGCACCGACCCCGAGAAGGTCAACGTCAACGGCGGCGCGATCGCCCTCGGCCACCCCCTCGGCGCCACCGGCAGCAAGCTGATGACGACCCTGCTGCACGAACTGGAGCGCACCGGCGGCCGGTTCGGCCTCCAGACGATGTGCGAGGGCGGCGGCCAGGCCAACGTCACGATCATCGAGCGCCTGTGA
- a CDS encoding TetR/AcrR family transcriptional regulator, protein MSPTPERRQELLAAAAGVFAAQGYDATTVRRIADAAGMLAGSLYYHFDSKDSIVEEILRGFLDELWGRYDTVLAAGHGPRETMRALVTESFREIDRHGPAVAIYQKESKALAARERFAFLAASQRKFEQTWLTTLQEGVAAGAFRADLDIRLTYRFVRDTVWVAASWYRPGGRHSPEEIAREYLAMVLDGIAQPHHP, encoded by the coding sequence ATGAGCCCCACGCCCGAGCGGCGCCAAGAGCTCCTCGCCGCGGCGGCCGGGGTGTTCGCGGCGCAGGGCTACGACGCCACCACCGTGCGCCGGATCGCCGACGCCGCGGGGATGCTCGCGGGCAGCCTCTACTACCACTTCGACTCCAAGGACTCGATCGTCGAGGAGATCCTCCGCGGTTTCCTCGACGAGCTGTGGGGTCGCTACGACACCGTGCTCGCCGCCGGACACGGGCCGCGCGAGACGATGCGGGCCCTGGTCACCGAGTCGTTCCGGGAGATCGACCGGCACGGGCCCGCCGTCGCCATCTACCAGAAGGAGTCGAAGGCGCTCGCGGCCAGGGAGCGGTTCGCGTTCCTCGCCGCGTCGCAGCGCAAGTTCGAGCAGACCTGGCTGACCACCCTCCAAGAAGGCGTGGCGGCCGGGGCGTTCCGCGCCGACCTCGACATTCGGCTCACCTACCGGTTCGTGCGCGACACCGTGTGGGTCGCCGCGTCCTGGTACCGGCCGGGCGGCCGGCACAGCCCCGAGGAGATCGCCCGCGAGTACCTCGCGATGGTGCTCGACGGGATAGCCCAACCCCACCACCCTTAG
- a CDS encoding SDR family oxidoreductase, translated as MSSVAPDYVPGHQLLDGRGAVITAAAGAGIGGATARRFLEEGARVVISDAHARRLKESEAALAAEFGADRVSAQACDVTDEEQVQALFAHAAERHGRLDIVVNNAGLGGTSALVDMSDEQWTKVLDVTLNGTFRCVRAALRVFRDTGRGGVIVNNASVIGWRAQAGQAHYAAAKAGVMALTRTAAIEAAEYGVRVNAVAPSLAMHPHLAKVTSEELLAELTEKEAFGRYAQPWEVANVMVFLASGYSSYMTGETVSVSSQRA; from the coding sequence ATGAGTTCCGTCGCCCCTGACTACGTGCCCGGGCATCAACTGCTCGACGGGCGCGGCGCCGTCATCACCGCGGCCGCAGGCGCCGGGATCGGCGGCGCCACCGCCCGCCGCTTCCTGGAGGAGGGCGCCCGCGTCGTCATCAGCGACGCGCACGCACGCCGACTGAAGGAGAGCGAAGCGGCCCTCGCCGCCGAGTTCGGCGCCGACCGGGTCTCCGCGCAAGCCTGCGACGTCACCGACGAGGAGCAGGTGCAGGCACTCTTCGCGCACGCCGCGGAGCGGCACGGCAGGCTCGACATAGTCGTCAACAACGCGGGCCTCGGCGGCACTTCGGCGCTCGTCGACATGAGCGACGAGCAGTGGACGAAGGTCCTGGACGTCACCCTGAACGGGACGTTCCGGTGCGTCCGGGCCGCCCTGCGCGTCTTCCGCGACACCGGCCGCGGCGGCGTGATCGTCAACAACGCGTCCGTCATCGGCTGGCGCGCCCAGGCCGGACAGGCGCACTACGCCGCAGCGAAGGCCGGCGTGATGGCCCTGACCAGGACCGCCGCGATAGAGGCCGCCGAGTACGGAGTGCGGGTCAACGCGGTGGCGCCCAGCCTCGCCATGCACCCGCACCTGGCGAAGGTCACCTCCGAGGAACTGCTCGCCGAGCTGACCGAGAAGGAGGCCTTCGGCCGGTACGCACAGCCCTGGGAGGTGGCCAACGTGATGGTCTTCCTCGCCTCCGGCTACTCCTCGTACATGACCGGCGAAACCGTCTCCGTCAGCAGCCAGCGCGCATGA
- a CDS encoding enoyl-CoA hydratase translates to MPAAHAAETGPDAGPGTGPGTPVLYEVRGRVAHVTMNRPKYRNAQNSAMTYALDSAFYRAAEDEAVKVIVLAGAGEHFSAGHDIGTPERDAHLPFERRAGLWWDHSDKRGAESRFARESEVYLGMCRRWRELPKPVIASVQGACVAGGLMLAWVCDLIVASEDAFFADPVVRMGIPGVEYFAHPWVMPPRIAKEFLFTGERMSARRAYEVGMVNRVAPRDELAAATRDLADRVGEMPRLGLALTKRAVNQAEDLQGLHAGMDSVFGLHHLAHAHNAETAADSLGGMDVHAMKEAGAR, encoded by the coding sequence ATGCCCGCAGCGCACGCCGCCGAGACCGGACCCGACGCCGGTCCCGGCACCGGTCCCGGCACTCCCGTCCTGTACGAGGTCAGGGGCCGGGTCGCCCACGTGACGATGAACCGCCCGAAGTACCGCAACGCCCAGAACTCGGCGATGACGTACGCCCTGGACTCCGCCTTCTACCGGGCCGCCGAGGACGAGGCCGTGAAGGTGATCGTGCTCGCGGGCGCGGGCGAGCACTTCTCGGCGGGGCACGACATCGGGACGCCGGAGCGGGACGCGCATCTGCCGTTCGAGCGGCGGGCCGGGCTGTGGTGGGACCACTCCGACAAGCGGGGCGCCGAGTCGCGGTTCGCCCGTGAGTCGGAGGTGTACCTGGGCATGTGCAGGCGCTGGCGCGAGCTGCCGAAGCCGGTGATCGCCTCGGTGCAAGGGGCGTGCGTGGCGGGCGGGTTGATGCTGGCCTGGGTGTGCGACCTGATCGTGGCGAGCGAGGACGCGTTCTTCGCCGACCCTGTCGTCCGGATGGGGATACCGGGCGTCGAGTACTTCGCGCACCCGTGGGTGATGCCGCCGCGGATCGCCAAGGAGTTCCTGTTCACGGGCGAGCGGATGAGCGCGCGCAGGGCGTACGAGGTGGGGATGGTCAACCGGGTGGCGCCCCGGGACGAACTGGCGGCGGCCACGCGTGACTTGGCGGACCGGGTGGGTGAGATGCCGCGGCTCGGGCTCGCGCTGACCAAGCGCGCGGTGAACCAGGCGGAGGATCTCCAGGGCCTGCACGCGGGCATGGACTCGGTCTTCGGCCTGCACCACCTGGCGCACGCGCACAACGCGGAGACGGCGGCGGACTCCCTGGGCGGCATGGACGTCCACGCCATGAAGGAGGCGGGCGCCCGATGA
- a CDS encoding acyl-CoA dehydrogenase family protein — translation MNLEFTPDQDAFREEARAWLAEHVPAEPLPSLETAEGFAAHRAWEAEMSADRWSVVSWPEEFGGRGVDIFKWLIFEEEYYAAGAPGRVSQNGINLLAPTLFDHATDEQRARVLPSMASGEVIWAQAWSEPEAGSDLAALRSRAVRTDGGWRLRGQKTWSSRAAFADRAFGIFRTDPEAAKPHHGLTYLMFDLRAPGVTVRPIGRIDGKPAFAELFLDDVFVPDEDVIGEVGKGWRIAMSTTGNERGLMLRSPGRFLASADRLLELWRERGADPAVRDRVADAVVGARAYQLFTYGNASRFAAGEQIGAESSLNKVFWSEYDIALHETALELLGADGELADGEWAEGYTFSLAGPIYAGTNEIQRDIIAERLLGLPKGRR, via the coding sequence ATGAACCTGGAGTTCACCCCGGATCAGGACGCGTTCCGCGAGGAGGCGCGGGCGTGGCTCGCCGAGCACGTTCCGGCCGAGCCGCTGCCCTCCTTGGAAACCGCCGAGGGCTTCGCCGCGCACCGCGCGTGGGAGGCCGAGATGTCCGCGGACCGCTGGTCGGTCGTCTCGTGGCCCGAGGAGTTCGGGGGCCGCGGTGTCGACATCTTCAAGTGGCTGATCTTCGAGGAGGAGTACTACGCGGCGGGGGCGCCGGGCCGCGTCTCGCAGAACGGCATCAACCTCCTCGCGCCCACGCTCTTCGACCACGCCACGGACGAGCAGCGGGCGCGCGTGCTGCCGTCGATGGCGAGCGGTGAGGTGATCTGGGCGCAGGCCTGGTCGGAGCCGGAGGCGGGTTCCGACCTGGCGGCGCTGCGGTCGCGGGCGGTGCGCACGGACGGCGGGTGGCGCTTGCGCGGGCAGAAGACGTGGTCGTCGCGGGCGGCGTTCGCGGACCGGGCGTTCGGCATCTTCCGTACGGACCCGGAGGCGGCCAAGCCTCATCACGGGCTCACGTACTTGATGTTCGACCTGCGCGCGCCGGGTGTCACGGTCCGGCCGATCGGCCGCATCGACGGCAAGCCGGCCTTCGCCGAGCTGTTCCTGGACGACGTGTTCGTGCCCGACGAGGACGTGATCGGGGAGGTCGGCAAGGGCTGGCGCATCGCGATGTCGACGACGGGGAACGAGCGGGGGCTCATGCTCCGCTCCCCCGGCCGCTTCCTCGCCTCCGCGGACCGGCTGCTCGAGCTGTGGCGGGAGCGCGGCGCGGACCCGGCGGTGCGGGACCGGGTGGCGGACGCGGTGGTGGGGGCGCGCGCGTACCAGCTGTTCACGTACGGCAACGCGTCGCGGTTCGCGGCGGGTGAGCAGATAGGGGCGGAGTCGAGCCTGAACAAGGTGTTCTGGTCGGAGTACGACATCGCGCTGCACGAGACGGCGCTCGAACTTCTCGGCGCCGACGGAGAGTTGGCGGACGGCGAGTGGGCCGAGGGCTACACCTTCTCGCTCGCGGGGCCCATCTACGCCGGTACGAACGAGATCCAGCGCGACATCATCGCCGAGCGGCTGCTCGGCCTGCCGAAGGGACGCCGCTGA
- a CDS encoding acyl-CoA dehydrogenase, whose product MRFLLDAEQAEFGRTLDRMLTAADTPSVVRAWAGGDAGPGRALWGRLAEAGVFALAVPEAYEGVGPLPVELALSYVELGRHAVPGPVVETAAVATLLSGTEAAKEWLPRIAAGEVVATLPSGPYALDADAADAVFMVDGDAVRLAAGYGPLRESADPARRLFVPEGGEVVARGAKVREASEMAALLTAAQALGVGLELLRRTVDYVRQREQFGVPVGSFQAVKHRLADALVGLEFARPLLFGAALTMSPSDIAAAKLSAGEAAYAAARAALQLHGAVGYTEELDLSLWLRKARPLRDAWATPSACRARIVA is encoded by the coding sequence ATGAGGTTCCTCCTGGACGCGGAGCAGGCCGAGTTCGGCCGCACGCTCGACCGGATGCTCACGGCGGCGGACACCCCTTCGGTGGTCCGCGCGTGGGCGGGCGGCGACGCGGGGCCCGGGCGGGCGCTGTGGGGGCGGCTCGCGGAGGCGGGCGTGTTCGCGCTCGCGGTGCCGGAGGCGTACGAGGGGGTGGGCCCGCTTCCCGTGGAACTGGCCTTGTCGTACGTGGAGTTGGGGCGGCACGCGGTGCCGGGTCCTGTGGTCGAGACGGCGGCGGTGGCGACGTTGCTGAGCGGCACGGAGGCCGCGAAGGAGTGGCTGCCGCGGATCGCGGCGGGAGAGGTGGTGGCCACCCTGCCTTCCGGTCCTTACGCGCTGGACGCGGACGCGGCGGACGCCGTCTTCATGGTGGACGGTGACGCGGTGCGGCTCGCCGCCGGGTACGGGCCGCTGCGGGAGTCGGCCGACCCCGCGCGGCGCCTGTTCGTGCCCGAGGGGGGCGAGGTCGTGGCGCGCGGCGCGAAGGTGCGGGAGGCGTCGGAGATGGCGGCACTTCTGACGGCGGCGCAGGCGCTCGGCGTGGGCCTGGAACTACTCCGCCGCACGGTCGACTACGTCCGGCAGCGCGAGCAGTTCGGCGTGCCGGTCGGCTCGTTCCAGGCGGTCAAGCATCGCCTCGCGGACGCGCTGGTGGGCCTGGAGTTCGCGCGCCCGCTGCTGTTCGGAGCGGCACTCACGATGTCCCCGTCCGACATCGCAGCGGCGAAGCTCTCAGCGGGCGAGGCGGCCTACGCGGCAGCCCGTGCAGCTCTCCAACTCCACGGCGCCGTGGGCTACACGGAGGAGCTGGACCTGTCCCTATGGCTCCGCAAGGCCCGCCCACTCCGGGACGCATGGGCCACACCGTCCGCGTGCCGCGCGCGAATCGTGGCATAG
- a CDS encoding chitosanase — translation MKRAGCLLLSFVAVAPLATAAVYLLSPDDKQDGAGPRPTTSAPARPGNQSEAERKADDKVIASLPPGLAAPQKKDLAQQIVASAENSTLNWRGQYGYIEDIDDGQGYTAGIIGFCTGTHDLLTLVERYTKTHPDNGLARYLPALRKVDGTDSHKGLDPGFTAAWKQEATHKAFRDIQEKERDRGYFDPAVRLAKLDGLGTLGQFVYYDAMVLHGPGTSPNGFYGLREAALKEADTPSQGGSEKNYLDIFLDLRRKAMKSKNPDRDTTRIDTAQRQFLYDGNLSLKTPLTWKVYGETFHVD, via the coding sequence ATGAAACGCGCAGGCTGCCTGCTCCTCTCCTTCGTCGCCGTGGCCCCCCTCGCCACCGCCGCCGTCTACCTCCTGTCACCGGACGACAAGCAGGACGGCGCGGGCCCACGCCCCACCACCTCCGCCCCGGCCCGCCCCGGCAACCAGTCGGAAGCGGAGCGCAAGGCCGACGACAAGGTGATCGCAAGCCTGCCTCCCGGCCTCGCCGCCCCGCAGAAGAAGGACCTGGCCCAGCAGATCGTCGCCAGCGCCGAGAACTCGACCCTCAACTGGCGTGGCCAGTACGGCTACATCGAGGACATCGACGACGGCCAGGGCTACACGGCCGGCATCATCGGCTTCTGCACCGGCACCCACGACCTGCTGACCCTGGTCGAGCGCTACACCAAGACCCACCCGGACAACGGCCTCGCCCGCTACCTCCCCGCCCTGCGCAAGGTCGACGGCACGGACTCCCACAAGGGCCTCGACCCCGGCTTCACCGCGGCGTGGAAGCAGGAGGCCACGCACAAGGCCTTCCGGGACATCCAGGAGAAGGAGCGCGACCGCGGCTACTTCGACCCCGCGGTCCGCCTCGCCAAGCTCGACGGCCTCGGCACGCTCGGCCAGTTCGTCTACTACGACGCGATGGTCCTGCACGGCCCCGGCACAAGCCCGAACGGCTTCTACGGACTGCGCGAGGCGGCCCTCAAGGAGGCCGACACCCCGTCGCAGGGCGGCAGCGAGAAGAACTACCTCGACATCTTCCTCGACCTGCGCCGCAAGGCCATGAAGTCCAAGAACCCCGACCGCGACACCACCCGCATCGACACGGCGCAGCGCCAGTTCCTCTACGACGGGAACCTGTCCCTGAAGACTCCGCTGACGTGGAAGGTGTACGGCGAGACGTTCCACGTCGACTGA
- a CDS encoding glutamate synthase subunit beta yields MADPKGFLNHGREVARTRPVDERVKDWNEVYVPGSLLPIISKQASRCMDCGIPFCHNGCPLGNLIPEWNDYAYREDWSAAQERLHATNNFPEFTGRLCPAPCESACVLGINQPAVTIKNVEVSIIDQAWDRGDVAPQIPERLSGKTVAVIGSGPAGLAAAQQLTRAGHTVAVYERADRIGGLLRYGIPEFKMEKRHINRRIEQMRAEGTKFRTGVEVGRDIDAAGLRKRYDAVVVAAGATVSRDLPVPGRELNGIHYAMEYLPLSNKVQEGDYVQPPITAEGKHVVVIGGGDTGADCVGTAHRQGAASVTQLEIMPRPNDDRNTTTQPWPTFPMLYKVTSAHEEGGERIYSAGTTHFEGDEDGNVQWLHLAEVEFVDGKLVNKPGTERKIPAQLVTLAMGFTGTDQENGLVSQFGLDLDARGNVARDDEFQTNVPGVFVAGDAGRGQSLIVWAIAEGRSAARGVDRFLTGVSELHAPIRPTDRALAV; encoded by the coding sequence ATGGCTGATCCCAAGGGCTTTCTCAACCACGGGCGCGAAGTCGCCCGGACCCGCCCGGTCGACGAGCGCGTCAAGGACTGGAACGAGGTCTACGTTCCCGGGTCCCTGCTCCCCATCATCAGCAAGCAGGCGTCCCGCTGCATGGACTGCGGCATCCCGTTCTGTCACAACGGCTGCCCGCTGGGGAACCTGATCCCCGAGTGGAACGACTACGCGTACCGCGAGGACTGGTCGGCCGCGCAGGAGCGCCTGCACGCGACCAACAACTTCCCGGAGTTCACCGGTCGCCTCTGCCCGGCGCCCTGTGAGTCGGCGTGCGTGCTCGGCATCAACCAGCCGGCCGTGACCATCAAGAACGTCGAGGTCTCGATCATCGACCAGGCGTGGGACCGGGGCGACGTCGCCCCGCAGATCCCCGAGCGCCTGTCGGGCAAGACCGTCGCCGTCATCGGCTCGGGCCCGGCGGGTCTCGCCGCCGCCCAGCAGCTGACGCGGGCCGGCCACACGGTCGCCGTCTACGAGCGCGCCGACCGCATCGGCGGCCTGCTCCGCTACGGCATCCCCGAGTTCAAGATGGAGAAGCGCCACATCAACCGCCGCATCGAGCAGATGCGCGCGGAGGGCACCAAGTTCCGCACCGGCGTGGAGGTCGGCCGCGACATCGACGCCGCGGGCCTGCGCAAGCGCTACGACGCCGTCGTCGTGGCCGCGGGTGCGACCGTGTCGCGTGATCTCCCGGTCCCCGGCCGCGAGTTGAACGGCATCCACTACGCGATGGAGTACCTGCCCCTCTCCAACAAGGTGCAGGAGGGCGACTACGTCCAGCCGCCCATCACCGCCGAGGGCAAGCACGTCGTCGTGATCGGCGGCGGTGACACCGGCGCCGACTGCGTGGGCACCGCCCACCGCCAGGGCGCCGCCTCGGTGACGCAGCTGGAGATCATGCCGCGCCCGAACGACGACCGGAACACGACCACGCAGCCGTGGCCGACGTTCCCGATGCTCTACAAGGTCACCTCGGCCCACGAGGAGGGCGGCGAGCGCATCTACTCTGCGGGCACCACCCACTTCGAGGGCGACGAGGACGGCAACGTCCAGTGGCTGCACCTCGCCGAGGTCGAGTTCGTCGACGGCAAGCTCGTCAACAAGCCCGGCACCGAGCGCAAGATCCCGGCGCAGCTGGTCACCCTCGCGATGGGCTTCACGGGCACGGACCAGGAGAACGGCCTGGTCTCGCAGTTCGGCCTCGACCTCGACGCGCGCGGCAACGTCGCCCGCGACGACGAGTTCCAGACGAACGTCCCGGGTGTGTTCGTGGCGGGCGACGCCGGCCGCGGCCAGTCCCTCATCGTGTGGGCCATCGCGGAGGGCCGCTCGGCCGCCCGCGGCGTGGACCGCTTCCTGACCGGGGTGTCGGAGCTGCACGCTCCGATCCGCCCGACGGACCGCGCGCTGGCCGTGTGA